One genomic segment of Oxalobacteraceae sp. CFBP 8761 includes these proteins:
- the rplC gene encoding 50S ribosomal protein L3: MSLGLLGRKVGMMRIFTDEGDSIPVTVLDVSNNRVAQIKTPETDGYTAVQVVYGQRRASRVTKAAAGHYAKAGVEAGTMLKEFRIDSTKAAELKAGDTIDASLFEVGQKIDVQGTSIGKGYAGTIKRHNFASGRATHGNSRSHNVPGSIGMAQDPGRVFPGKRMTGHMGDVTVTTQNLEVARIDTERQLLLIKGAVPGAKNGQVVVKPAVKTKLKKGA, from the coding sequence ATGAGCTTGGGCCTTCTCGGTCGCAAGGTTGGCATGATGCGTATCTTCACGGACGAGGGTGATTCAATCCCTGTCACCGTGCTGGATGTGTCGAACAACCGTGTCGCACAAATCAAAACCCCTGAAACTGATGGCTACACCGCAGTTCAGGTCGTCTACGGTCAACGTCGTGCTTCGCGCGTGACGAAAGCCGCTGCCGGTCACTACGCCAAAGCTGGCGTCGAAGCCGGTACGATGCTGAAAGAATTCCGCATCGATTCCACCAAAGCCGCCGAACTCAAAGCCGGTGACACCATCGATGCTTCGCTGTTCGAAGTGGGCCAGAAAATCGACGTGCAAGGCACCTCGATCGGTAAAGGCTACGCCGGTACCATCAAGCGTCACAACTTCGCATCGGGCCGTGCTACCCACGGTAACTCGCGTTCGCACAATGTTCCTGGCTCGATCGGTATGGCCCAGGATCCAGGCCGCGTGTTTCCAGGCAAGCGCATGACCGGTCACATGGGCGACGTCACCGTCACCACCCAGAACCTGGAAGTTGCTCGCATCGACACCGAACGTCAGCTGCTGCTGATCAAAGGTGCCGTACCTGGCGCGAAGAACGGCCAAGTGGTCGTCAAGCCTGCTGTTAAAACCAAACTCAAGAAAGGAGCGTAA